In the genome of Kluyveromyces marxianus DMKU3-1042 DNA, complete genome, chromosome 1, one region contains:
- the PMA1 gene encoding H(+)-exporting P2-type ATPase PMA1, with translation MSAATEPTKEKPVKAQDSDDEDEDIDQLIEDLQSHHGLDDDSDDDGHHAAGTARPVPEELLQTDPSYGLTSDEVAKRRKKYGLNQMSEEVENLLVKFLMFFIGPIQFVMEAAAVLAAGLEDWVDFGVICGLLFLNAGVGFIQEYQAGSIVEELKKTLANTAVVIRDGNLVEIPANEVVPGDILQLEDGVVIPADGRLVTEDCFVQIDQSAITGESLAVDKRYGDSTFSSSTVKRGEAFMIVTATGDSTFVGRAAALVNKASGGTGHFTEVLNGIGTILLILVIVTLLLVWVASFYRTNKIVRILRYTLAITIVGVPVGLPAVVTTTMAVGAAYLAKKQAIVQKLSAIESLAGVEILCSDKTGTLTKNKLSLHEPYTVEGVDPDDLMLTACLAASRKKKGLDAIDKAFLKSLINYPRAKAALTKYKLLEFHPFDPVSKKVTAIVESPEGERIICVKGAPLFVLKTVEEEHPIPEDVRENYENKVAELASRGFRALGVARKRGEGHWEILGVMPCMDPPRDDTAQTVNEAKHLGLRVKMLTGDAVGIAKETCRQLGLGTNIYNAERLGLGGGGDMPGSELADFVENADGFAEVFPQHKYNVVEILQQRGYLVAMTGDGVNDAPSLKKADTGIAVEGATDAARSAADIVFLAPGLSAIIDALKTSRQIFHRMYSYVVYRIALSLHLEIFLGLWIAILNQSLNIDLVVFIAIFADVATLAIAYDNAPYSPKPVKWNLRRLWGMSVILGIILAIGTWITLTSMFVPKGGIIQNFGSIDGVLFLQISLTENWLIFITRAAGPFWSSIPSWQLSGAVLAVDVIATMFTLFGWWSQNWNDIVTVVRVWIFSFGVFCVMGGAYYMMSESEAFDRFMNGKSSKERPSGRSVEDFLMAMQRVSTQHEKEN, from the coding sequence ATGTCAGCTGCCACTGAACCAACTAAGGAAAAGCCTGTTAAAGCCCAGGACTccgatgatgaagatgaagatatcgATCAATTGATCGAAGACTTGCAATCTCATCACGGATTAGACGATGACAGTGATGACGATGGTCATCACGCCGCTGGTACTGCTAGACCAGTTCCAGAAGAACTATTACAAACTGACCCATCTTACGGTTTGACTTCTGACGAAGTTgccaagagaagaaagaagtacggtttgaaccaaatgtctgaagaagttgaaaactTGCTTGTCAAgttcttgatgttcttCATCGGTCCAATTCAATTCGTTATGGAAGCCGCTGCTGTTTTGGCTGCTGGTTTGGAAGATTGGGTCGATTTCGGTGTTATCTGTggtttattgtttttgaacgCTGGTGTTGGTTTCATCCAAGAATACCAAGCCGGTTCCATTGtcgaagaattgaagaagactTTGGCCAACACTGCTGTTGTTATCAGAGACGGTAACTTGGTTGAAATCCCAGCCAACGAAGTTGTCCCAGGTGATATCTTGCAATTGGAAGATGGTGTTGTTATCCCAGCCGATGGTCGTTTGGTTACCGAAGACTGTTTCGTCCAAATCGATCAATCTGCTATCACTGGTGAATCTTTGGCCGTCGACAAGAGATACGGTGACTCCactttctcttcttctactgTTAAGAGAGGTGAAGCTTTCATGATTGTTACTGCTACTGGTGACTCTACTTTCGTCGGTAGAGCTGCTGCTTTGGTTAACAAGGCTTCCGGTGGTACTGGTCACTTCACTGAAGTTTTGAACGGTATCGGTActattttgttgattttggtTATTGTcactttgttgttggtcTGGGTTGCTTCCTTCTACAGAACCAACAAGATTGTCAGAATCTTGAGATACACTTTGGCCATCACCATTGTTGGTGTCCCAGTTGGTTTGCCAGCTGTCGTTACCACCACCATGGCTGTCGGTGCTGCTTACTTGGCTAAGAAGCAAGCTATTGTTCAAAAGCTATCTGCTATTGAATCTTTGGCTGGTGTCGAAATCTTGTGTTCCGACAAGACCGGTACTTTGACCAAGAACAAGTTGTCTTTGCACGAACCATACACTGTTGAAGGTGTTGACCCAGATGACTTGATGTTGACTGCTTGTTTGGCTGCTTctagaaagaagaagggttTGGATGCTATTGACAAGGCCTTCTTGAAGTCTTTGATTAACTACCCAAGAGCTAAGGCTGCTTTGACTAAGTACAAGTTGTTGGAATTCCACCCATTCGACCCTGTCTCTAAGAAGGTTACCGCTATTGTTGAATCCCCAGAAGGTGAAAGAATCATCTGTGTTAAGGGTGCTCCATTGTTCGTTTTGAAgactgttgaagaagaacatcCAATTCCAGAAGATGTCCGTGAAAACTACGAAAACAAGGTTGCTGAATTGGCTTCCAGAGGTTTCAGAGCTTTGGGTGTCGCTAGAAAGAGAGGTGAAGGTCACTGGGAAATCTTGGGTGTTATGCCATGTATGGATCCTCCAAGAGATGACACTGCTCAAACTGTTAACGAAGCTAAGCACTTGGGTTTGAGAGTTAAGATGTTAACTGGTGACGCTGTCGGTATTGCTAAGGAAACTTGTAGACAATTGGGTTTGGGTACCAACATTTACAACGCTGAAAGACTAGGTCtaggtggtggtggtgacATGCCAGGTTCTGAATTGGCTGACTTTGTTGAAAACGCTGATGGTTTCGCTGAAGTTTTCCCACAACACAAGTACAATGTCGTTGAAATCTTGCAACAAAGAGGTTACTTGGTTGCTATGACTGGTGATGGTGTTAACGATGCTccttctttgaagaaggctgATACTGGTATTGCTGTCGAAGGTGCTACTGATGCTGCTAGATCTGCTGCTGATATCGTTTTCTTGGCTCCAGGTTTGTCTGCTATTATTGATGCTTTGAAGACCTCTAGACAAATTTTCCACAGAATGTACTCATACGTCGTTTACCGTATCGCTTTGTCCTTGCATTTGGAAATTTTCTTGGGTCTATGGATTGCTATCTTGAACCAATCTCTAAACATTGACTTGGTTGTTTTCATTGCTATTTTCGCTGATGTTGCTACCTTGGCTATTGCTTACGACAACGCTCCATACTCTCCAAAGCCAGTTAAGTGGAACTTGAGAAGACTATGGGGTATGTCCGTCATTTTGGGTATAATTTTGGCTATCGGTACTTGGATTACCTTGACCTCTATGTTCGTTCCAAAGGGTGGTATCATCCAAAACTTCGGTTCTATTGACggtgttttgttcttgCAAATCTCCTTGACCGAAAACTGGTTGATTTTCATCACTAGAGCTGCTGGTCCATTCTGGTCTTCCATCCCATCTTGGCAATTATCTGGTGCCGTTCTAGCTGTTGACGTCATCGCCACCATGTTCACCTTGTTCGGCTGGTGGTCTCAAAACTGGAACGACATCGTTACTGTCGTTAGAGTCTGGATTTTCTCTTTCGGTGTCTTCTGTGTCATGGGTGGTGCTTACTACATGATGTCCGAATCTGAAGCCTTTGACAGATTCATGAACGGTAAGTCCTCTAAGGAAAGACCATCTGGTAGATCTGTTGAAGATTTCCTAATGGCCATGCAAAGAGTCTCCACTCAACACGAAAAGGAAAACTAA
- the PUF4 gene encoding Puf4p: MSSNPVVPDTINVALGQLHLDEAGAVPVPVSGQENAPSVKVSTSNNDDDNSSNSDSNGHANESVNASSINAGPSAHVTPMFAPHMMNPFMPYHPMMHMPHSGFFPGAQDPMFPPPDSSAAVDFTPAQGIDLSIPQEMGSVSNGGVSVGVDANSLPANDPMMMQQYMSNGQRQMFWINPDSLNSSAVDDINPADDSHGHDPFVRGSSFALESSTAAGAEHEKTDAKVPGANISRRQTFAAVSTSNLLGSENVESSADLASPSDAANAKKEEQERVYPQAAAYPYTGALLQPNPVMSGHPLGHPHHPHPHHPHPIGSPFHGYGFNTAFSPVPVAGSPLTNRSPVTTGEGKDANGGEDANNDQPNMHKIHSGMNSPSMGQSAGMPPNPWMFAPHGSPNFMLPHPGHPGHPGHPGHPGHPGHPGHPGHPNHPNHMGGHQRPQSGNSQHKKRSYNNNNGNNNNNNNANGGNRNNNYNGGKYHGKPHRYEDGSRYQNAVLEQFIGSLYSLCKDQHGCRFLQRQLDEEGEKAASIIYAEIKDHICDLMSDPFGNYLMQKLFECINEADRVEIVKNCAPHFVDIALDAHGTRALQKLVECVQTEEEVQLLVSTLQPSILPLSRDFKSNHVVQKMLEKFSCKDTQFIYDAACEDIIKISNHRNGCCVVQRCLDFGDETQRNELCDKIVENSFELTMNPYGNYVIQYILTKEREKENPDFKYTKKIVDVLKLNAIDLSLNKFGSNVVESILRTPAVSDVMISKILNSNDESGLSKLLHDSYGNYVLQTALDVVKDSNSSLFSLLSESLKPLLVGQIRNTPHGRRIAALIQTD; encoded by the coding sequence ATGTCTAGCAATCCTGTGGTTCCAGATACTATCAACGTGGCTCTAGGCCAGCTTCATTTAGATGAAGCTGGTGCTGTGCCAGTTCCGGTTTCCGGTCAAGAAAATGCTCCATCGGTAAAAGTTAGCACTTCCAATAACGATGACGATAATAGCAGTAACAGCGACAGCAATGGACATGCCAATGAGAGTGTTAATGCCAGCAGCATTAATGCAGGTCCCTCAGCTCATGTGACTCCAATGTTCGCGCCCCATATGATGAATCCCTTTATGCCTTACCATCCTATGATGCATATGCCACATTCGGGCTTTTTCCCCGGGGCTCAAGATCCAATGTTCCCTCCACCAGACTCCAGTGCAGCCGTAGATTTCACTCCAGCACAAGGGATCGATCTCTCGATTCCTCAGGAAATGGGCAGTGTCTCCAATGGAGGCGTTTCTGTGGGTGTGGATGCTAATTCTTTGCCAGCAAACGACCCAATGATGATGCAGCAGTACATGAGCAACGGCCAAAGACAAATGTTTTGGATAAACCCAGATAGCTTGAATTCAAGTGCCGTCGACGATATTAACCCAGCAGATGATAGTCATGGCCATGATCCATTTGTGCGTGGTTCGTCTTTCGCTTTAGAAAGCTCTACTGCTGCGGGTGCAGAACATGAAAAGACTGACGCAAAGGTTCCAGGCGCAAACATCTCTAGAAGACAGACGTTTGCAGCTGTCTCAACCTCCAACTTGCTAGGCAGTGAAAACGTCGAGTCAAGTGCCGATTTGGCTTCTCCAAGCGATGCTGCTAATGCTAAGAAGgaggaacaagaaagagttTATCCTCAAGCGGCCGCCTACCCATACACCGGTGCTCTACTGCAACCAAACCCGGTCATGTCAGGTCACCCATTGGGCCACCCCCATCATCCACACCCTCACCACCCGCATCCAATCGGGTCGCCATTCCATGGTTACGGTTTCAACACAGCTTTCTCGCCAGTTCCAGTGGCAGGATCTCCATTGACCAACCGTTCTCCAGTTACAACTGGCGAAGGTAAGGACGCCAATGGTGGAGAAGATGCAAACAACGATCAGCCAAACATGCATAAAATTCATTCCGGCATGAACTCACCATCCATGGGCCAATCGGCTGGAATGCCTCCAAACCCATGGATGTTTGCTCCTCACGGCAGTCCAAATTTCATGTTGCCTCATCCGGGCCATCCAGGCCACCCAGGTCACCCAGGCCACCCAGGACATCCAGGCCACCCAGGACATCCAGGCCATCCAAACCATCCAAACCATATGGGCGGACATCAAAGACCACAGAGTGGTAACTCGCAACATAAGAAACGGTCttataacaacaataatggcaacaataacaacaacaataacgCCAATGGCGGTAACCGTAACAACAACTACAATGGTGGGAAATATCATGGGAAGCCTCACCGCTATGAAGATGGATCCCGTTACCAAAATGCAGTTCTAGAACAGTTCATCGGTTCCTTGTACTCTTTATGCAAAGACCAACATGGTTGTAGATTCTTGCAACGTCAATTAGacgaagaaggagaaaaagcTGCTTCCATTATCTATGCGGAAATTAAAGACCACATTTGCGACTTGATGAGTGATCCTTTCGGTAATTACTTGATGCAAAAGTTGTTCGAATGCATTAACGAAGCTGACAGAGTAGAAATCGTGAAGAACTGTGCGCCACATTTTGTGGATATCGCTTTGGATGCTCACGGTACGAGAGCTTTGCAAAAGTTGGTCGAATGTGTTCAAACCGAAGAAGAGGTTCAACTTTTGGTTTCCACTTTGCAACCATCTATTCTTCCACTAAGCAGAGATTTCAAGAGTAACCATGTTGTTCAAAAGATGCTCGAGAAGTTCTCCTGCAAAGACACTCAGTTCATCTATGATGCCGCATGCGAAGATATCATTAAAATTAGTAACCACAGAAATGGTTGTTGTGTGGTTCAACGTTGTTTAGATTTTGGTGATGAGACACAACGTAATGAGCTATGTGACAAGATTGTCGAAAACTCATTTGAACTAACTATGAACCCATATGGTAACTATGTGATCCAGTACATTCTCACCaaggaaagagagaaggaAAACCCTGATTTCAAGTACACAAAGAAAATTGTTGATGTCTTAAAGCTCAACGCAATTGACCTTTCCCTCAACAAATTTGGTTCCAATGTCGTTGAGTCCATTCTTCGTACCCCTGCAGTCTCTGACGTTATGATTTCTAAAATTCTAAACAGTAACGATGAATCTGGGTTATCTAAACTACTACACGATAGCTATGGGAATTATGTCCTACAAACAGCTCTTGATGTGGTGAAAGACTCTAACAGCTCTTTATTCTCACTTTTGTCAGAGTCTCTCAAACCGTTGTTAGTAGGTCAAATCAGAAACACTCCTCATGGCAGAAGAATTGCAGCTCTTATCCAAACAGACTAG
- the SEN34 gene encoding tRNA splicing endonuclease subunit SEN34, with product MMEEAVWLVEQGVAAIVSGTGEGVAERLSGVRAEQWAEWERGAALERGAQLAWKREQLAQKKPERAVTERDEALMQQSVFVHTRDTPRAVPSGVPRDAESTAESPGSAAIDVTALLKRDNRLRANYGVYRSLRAKGYVLSPGARFGGRYVAYPGDPLRYHSHLIVQEAMDKKQEIDLLSMVNGARLGTSVKKTWVLAGVGAEKEEAGAEAEPETEFYSVEWAGFG from the coding sequence ATGATGGAGGAGGCAGTGTGGCTGGTGGAGCAAGGGGTTGCGGCGATTGTTAGTGGGACCGGGGAAGGAGTGGCTGAGCGGCTAAGTGGTGTGCGGGCGGAACAGTGGGCGGAGTGGGAGCGAGGAGCGGCGCTGGAGCGGGGCGCGCAGCTTGCGTGGAAGCGGGAGCAGCTGGCGCAGAAGAAGCCGGAGCGCGCGGTGACTGAGCGCGACGAGGCGCTCATGCAGCAGTCGGTGTTTGTGCATACTAGGGACACGCCTAGGGCGGTCCCTAGCGGGGTGCCTAGGGATGCCGAGTCAACCGCCGAGTCGCCTGGATCGGCGGCTATAGACGTAACGGCGCTACTCAAGAGAGACAATAGGCTTCGGGCGAACTACGGGGTGTACAGATCGCTTAGGGCGAAGGGGTACGTTTTGTCGCCTGGTGCGCGGTTTGGTGGGCGGTACGTTGCTTACCCGGGCGACCCGCTACGGTACCACTCGCACCTTATAGTGCAGGAGGCGATGGACAAGAAGCAGGAGATTGATTTGTTGAGCATGGTGAATGGGGCTCGGCTTGGGACGAGTGTGAAGAAGACGTGGGTGCTTGCAGGCGTTGGGGctgagaaagaagaggcTGGGGCCGAGGCTGAGCCTGAGACCGAGTTTTACTCTGTGGAATGGGCAGGGTTTGGATAG
- the PMC1 gene encoding calcium-transporting ATPase PMC1, with protein MSEKLRQDALAADSAENRRGMAAAAIPGDGDESSSGGGSPGELVHRGTQATMMSVSRVNNRSSFKLTTSQLGELHDPKSLSAFNNIFDNKEENLYAYLQTDKDKGLTIQDEDIEGLERTQVYGLNRLPTRKGKSFLRLAWEAFNDKTMILLTVAAVISFALGLYETLGQPAEYDAEGNKKVKVEWVEGVAIMIAVVVVVLVGAVNDYQKEMQFAKLNKKKDDREVVVIRNGDEHLISIHDLLVGDIVSLQTGDVVPADAILISGTCECDESALTGESDTIKKVALKPALEKYNEIFDVDPSLDVGNRYEGDRIPDPLLISGSKLLSGLGHAVITAVGVNSVHGRTMMALNVESESTPLQERLSNLADNVSIYGSMAALLLFIVLFIRFLTYLPSGKKYSDLSPAQKGTKFMHIFITAVTVIVVAVPEGLPLAVTLALAFATTRMTKDGNLVRVLRACETMGSATAVCSDKTGTLTENKMTVVKGYIGDTTFDDTVNAENKEVASDAVFQNDCNAAVLNDLLTNISLNSTAFENKQNKDNGDQEVTENPYHKSRKRRFPWSRNNRAQELIDNALKEVSEPFIGSKTETALLSLAKKSLGMSDLHNLRDHPESLGVEEVVQIIPFESSRKWGAIAARLKDNAGYRLYVKGAAEILLKQCSQKRNSDNSVTPMTQAVFDECGKRIQDMASQALRTISLAHKDFTQWPPKEFTDSVDPTLATPEIVTGVKVDRNSPEKDGFVLDAMVALQDPLRAGVKESVEQCQRAGVTVRMVTGDNILTARAISRNCSILSEEEFNDPECAMEGPEFRKMPYKKMLRVVPKLRVLARSSPEDKRILVETLKKMGEVVAVTGDGTNDAPALKLADVGFSMGIAGTEVAREASDIILMTDDFSAIVNAIKWGRCVAVSIKKFIQFQLTVNITAVILTFVSAVASSEEASVLTAVQLLWVNLIMDTLAALALATDKPDEFILDRKPKGRDAPLIAVSTWKMILGQATLQLTVTFVLHFRGKHIFFPHHDKITGHQQEQLDAMTFNTFVWLQFFKLIVTRKLDEADGIKSFRERLTANNLNFFQHLFRNYYFLAIAVLIGAFQILIMFVGGAAFSIARQTPAMWATAIICGLLSLPAGAFIRACPDEWALAIYPRRIVRPILYVIGLEFIFNRNKNKKRDDHEEDEEASLLVDHSDEQGLVETSAFRRAKSEMLTHKEHPHSSESSKFNPFSVIKRWRNSTEEDNESDDDHSLIASVTMVPTLVGGAVGGFSHITDAHKSDSTKEEKTTD; from the coding sequence ATGAGTGAGAAGCTTCGCCAGGATGCGCTAGCAGCGGATTCTGCAGAGAATAGAAGAGGAATGGCGGCGGCGGCTATTCCGGGGGATGGGGATGAGAGTAGTTCAGGCGGAGGGAGTCCTGGAGAGTTGGTTCATAGAGGGACTCAGGCGACTATGATGTCTGTGAGTCGGGTGAATAACCGGTCGAGTTTCAAGCTGACGACGTCGCAGCTTGGGGAGTTGCACGATCCCAAATCTTTGAGTGcttttaataatatatttgacAACAAGGAGGAGAACTTGTACGCATATTTGCAGACCGATAAGGATAAGGGGCTCACGATCCAGGATGAGGATATCGAGGGTCTCGAGAGGACACAGGTATATGGGTTGAACAGGCTTCCTACGCGTAAGGGGAAGTCATTTCTACGGCTCGCGTGGGAAGCGTTCAACGATAAGACGATGATTTTGCTTACGGTTGCTGCGGTGATTTCGTTTGCGCTTGGGTTGTACGAGACGCTAGGTCAGCCAGCTGAGTACGATGCCGAGGGGAACAAGAAGGTCAAGGTGGAGTGGGTCGAAGGTGTGGCCATTATgattgctgttgttgtggtGGTGTTGGTTGGAGCTGTGAACGATTATCAGAAGGAGATGCAGTTTGCcaagttgaacaagaagaaggacgATAGAGAAGTGGTGGTAATACGGAACGGGGACGAGCATCTCATCTCGATCCACGACTTGTTGGTTGGTGATATTGTGTCGTTGCAGACTGGTGATGTGGTGCCTGCTGATGCGATCTTGATTTCCGGGACGTGCGAGTGCGATGAGTCAGCGTTGACGGGTGAGTCGGACACGATCAAGAAGGTGGCCTTGAAGCCAGCTTTGGAGAAGTACAACGAGATATTTGACGTGGACCCCTCGCTCGACGTTGGTAACCGTTACGAGGGCGACAGGATCCCAGACCCGCTCCTCATTTCGGGCTCAAAGCTTTTGTCCGGGCTCGGACACGCTGTTATCACCGCCGTTGGTGTCAACTCTGTGCATGGGAGAACCATGATGGCGTTGAACGTGGAATCGGAGTCCACCCCGTTGCAGGAAAGATTGTCCAATTTGGCGGACAACGTCTCGATTTACGGGTCCATGGCCGCTCTCCTTTTGTTTATTGTGCTTTTCATCAGATTCTTGACATACTTGCCCAGTGGGAAAAAATATAGCGACTTGTCGCCCGCGCAAAAGGGTACCAAGTTTATGCATATTTTCATTACCGCGGTTACTGTGATTGTGGTTGCTGTGCCGGAAGGTCTACCGCTTGCCGTTACATTGGCCTTGGCGTTCGCAACAACTAGAATGACAAAAGACGGTAACTTGGTTAGAGTGCTACGTGCTTGTGAGACAATGGGTTCGGCAACTGCAGTTTGCTCGGATAAGACAGGTACGTTGACGGAAAACAAGATGACCGTCGTCAAGGGTTACATTGGTGATACCACCTTCGACGACACTGTTAACgcagaaaacaaagaagtCGCATCGGATGCAGTGTTCCAGAATGATTGCAACGCAGCTGTTCTGAACGATCTCTTGACTAACATATCTTTGAACTCTACTGCTTTCGAAAACAAGCAAAATAAGGACAACGGCGACCAGGAAGTCACTGAGAACCCTTACCACAAGAGCCGCAAGAGAAGATTCCCATGGAGTCGTAACAACAGGGCCCAGGAGTTGATAGATAatgctttgaaagaagttaGCGAACCATTTATTGGTTCAAAGACCGAAACTGCATTGTTGAGTCTTGCGAAGAAATCTTTGGGTATGTCGGACTTGCACAATTTGAGAGACCATCCAGAATCCCTAGGCGTGGAAGAAGTGGTTCAAATTATTCCATTCGAAAGTTCAAGGAAATGGGGTGCCATTGCAGCAAGATTAAAGGACAACGCGGGTTACAGACTTTACGTTAAAGGTGCTGCTGAAATCTTATTGAAGCAGTGTTCTCAGAAGAGAAACTCGGACAACTCTGTTACTCCTATGACTCAAGCTGTTTTTGACGAGTGTGGTAAGCGTATCCAAGACATGGCTTCCCAAGCCCTTAGAACGATCTCTTTGGCTCACAAAGACTTTACGCAATGGCCTCCAAAGGAATTCACAGATAGCGTCGATCCAACTTTGGCCACTCCGGAAATTGTCACAGGTGTGAAGGTAGACCGTAACTCTCCAGAAAAGGACGGATTTGTTCTTGACGCGATGGTTGCGCTCCAAGATCCTCTACGTGCTGGTGTAAAAGAATCTGTTGAACAGTGTCAAAGAGCCGGTGTTACTGTCCGTATGGTTACCGGTGATAATATTTTGACTGCAAGAGCCATTTCCAGAAACTGTAGCATTCtttcagaagaagaattcaacGATCCAGAATGTGCCATGGAAGGTCCAGAGTTCCGGAAAATGCCTTACAAGAAGATGTTGCGTGTTGTTCCAAAACTAAGGGTCTTGGCTAGATCATCACCAGAGGATAAGAGAATATTGGTGgaaactttgaagaagatgggtGAGGTTGTTGCTGTTACTGGTGATGGTACCAACGATGCCCCAGCTTTGAAGTTAGCAGATGTTGGTTTCTCCATGGGTATTGCTGGTACTGAAGTTGCCAGAGAAGCTTCCGATATCATCTTGATGACCGATGACTTCTCAGCTATTGTCAATGCCATCAAATGGGGTAGATGTGTTGCCGTCtcgatcaagaagtttATCCAATTCCAACTTACCGTTAACATTACTGCTGTTATCTTgacttttgtttctgctgttgcttcttctgAAGAAGCTTCCGTGTTGACTGCAGTGCAGTTGCTATGGGTTAACTTGATTATGGATACTTTGGCCGCTTTAGCTCTTGCTACAGATAAACCAGATGAATTTATCTTGGACAGAAAACCAAAAGGTAGAGATGCTCCATTGATTGCTGTGTCTACTTGGAAGATGATTTTGGGTCAAGCCACTTTACAACTTACTGTTACGTTTGTCTTGCATTTCCGTGGTAAACATATTTTCTTCCCTCATCACGATAAGATTACTGGccatcaacaagaacaattaGACGCCATGACATTTAACACATTTGTGTGGCTacaattcttcaagttgaTTGTGACCAGAAAGCTCGATGAGGCAGACGGTATTAAATCATTCAGAGAAAGATTAACTGCTAACaatttgaacttcttccaacACTTGTTCAGAAACTATTATTTCTTGGCCATTGCAGTTCTAATTGGtgctttccaaattttGATTATGTTTGTTGGTGGTGCAGCTTTCTCTATTGCCAGACAAACACCTGCAATGTGGGCTACGGCTATCATTTGTGGTCTCTTATCTCTACCTGCAGGTGCATTTATAAGAGCATGTCCAGACGAATGGGCTCTAGCTATCtacccaagaagaattgttCGTCCAATCCTTTACGTTATTGGTCTTGAGTTCATCTTtaacagaaacaagaacaagaagagagatgaccacgaagaagatgaagaagcttcGCTTTTGGTAGACCACAGTGATGAACAAGGTCTTGTTGAAACAAGCGCTTTTAGACGTGCCAAGTCTGAAATGCTAACTCACAAGGAACATCCACACAGCTCGGAATCTTCCAAGTTCAATCCATTCTCTGTTATCAAGAGATGGAGAAATTCTACCGAAGAGGATAACGAATCCGATGATGACCACTCATTAATTGCTTCGGTAACTATGGTGCCTACCCTTGTGGGAGGCGCAGTCGGTGGATTTTCTCATATTACGGATGCCCATAAGAGTGATTCTACTAAAGAGGAAAAAACTACAGACTGA
- the OYE2 gene encoding NADPH dehydrogenase, whose amino-acid sequence MSYMNFDPKPLGDTNIFKPIKIGNNELKHRVVMPALTRMRAIAPGNIPNTEWAEEYYRQRSQYPGTLIITEGTFPSAQSGGYPNVPGIWSKEQLAEWKKIFNAIHENKSFVWVQLWVLGRQAWPEVLKKEGLRYDSATDDLYMGEEEKERALKANNPQHGITKEEIKQYIKEYVDAAKKAIDAGADGVQIHSANGYLLNQFLDPISNNRTDEYGGSIENRARFTLEVVDAVVDAVGAERTSIRFSPYGTFGTMSGGENPGIVAQYAYVIGELEKRARAGKRLAFIDLVEPRVTDPFLPEFEKWFKEGTNEFIYSIWKGPVLRVGNYALDPDQATLDSKKPNTLIGYGRSFIANPDLVYRLEKGLPLNKYDRNTFYKFTKEGYTDYPTYEESVAKGYKKEEKKY is encoded by the coding sequence ATGTCGTACATGAACTTTGACCCTAAGCCATTGGGAGACACCAATATCTTCAAGCCAATCAAGATCGGTAACAATGAGCTAAAACACAGAGTAGTCATGCCAGCATTGACTAGAATGAGAGCCATTGCACCAGGAAACATCCCAAACACTGAATGGGCCGAGGAATACTACAGACAACGTTCTCAATACCCTGGTACCCTTATTATCACGGAAGGTACTTTCCCTTCTGCGCAATCAGGTGGTTACCCAAATGTGCCAGGTATCTGGTCCAAAGAGCAATTGGCTGAATGGAAAAAGATCTTCAATGCAATCCATGAGAACAAGTCGTTCGTGTGGGTGCAATTGTGGGTTCTAGGTAGACAAGCATGGCCAgaagtgttgaagaaggaaggtTTGCGTTACGATAGTGCTACCGATGACTTGTACATgggtgaagaagaaaaagagcgTGCCTTAAAGGCTAACAACCCACAGCACGGTATCACCAAGGAAGAAATCAAGCAGTACATCAAGGAGTACGTGGATGCTGCCAAGAAAGCCATCGATGCAGGTGCAGACGGTGTGCAAATCCATTCTGCCAACGGTTACTTGTTGAACCAGTTTTTGGACCCTATTTCTAACAACAGAACCGATGAGTACGGTGGATCAATCGAGAACCGTGCGAGATTCACTTTGGAAGTGGTTGATGCCGTTGTAGATGCAGTTGGTGCCGAAAGAACCTCCATCAGATTCTCTCCTTACGGTACTTTTGGTACCATGTCCGGTGGTGAGAACCCTGGCATCGTTGCCCAATATGCATACGTCATTGGTgagttggaaaagagaGCTAGAGCTGGCAAGAGATTGGCCTTCATCGATTTGGTCGAGCCTCGTGTGACCGACCCATTCCTACCAGAATTCGAGAAGTGGTTCAAGGAAGGTACCAACGAATTCATCTACTCTATCTGGAAGGGTCCAGTTCTCAGAGTTGGTAACTATGCTTTGGACCCAGATCAAGCTACTCTAGACTCTAAGAAGCCTAACACTTTGATCGGTTACGGTAGATCCTTCATCGCCAACCCAGACTTGGTGTACCGTTTGGAAAAGGGTTTGCCATTGAACAAGTATGATAGAAACACCTTTTACAAATTCACTAAGGAAGGTTACACCGATTACCCAACCTACGAGGAATCCGTCGCAAAGGGTtacaagaaagaggaaaagaagtacTAA